Proteins from one Mesotoga infera genomic window:
- a CDS encoding ABC transporter substrate-binding protein, translated as MRRLFVLLVLLIGIFLSATTIEVLWMGWPQDQVMQLVKAFKDENPTIEVDIQLVPFGQLFQTLEVRLAAGDGTPDVYIVDGPNTASYAARGYLLALDDYFTDEEMDDWFSSSIEEGSYNGKFYSVPYGTSSAGIFYNKAIFKEYGIPFPPERIDERLTWDEVVEIAKALTKDTNNDGITDIWGLVIEQIDRPYLIFPIVQSLGAQVLSSDGFVSQGYINSKEFIEGTTFYWKLFNEWKISPQGVSDSAIAREYFGTGKAAMMLGNEWNIRRMSQYPSVEFGLTPFPYFEGGAIVTPTGSWHVGINSKTKKLDEALKFTKFITGKEAVITWHLLNGIAPARYDVYEALPEVFENPMWQTFLYEMEHTAVARPVTPGYSQYELMLREAFNSIHYGADPKKTLDDAAIRIDRELKRYK; from the coding sequence TTGAGAAGGCTTTTTGTACTGCTGGTACTGTTGATCGGGATTTTTCTCTCTGCAACGACCATCGAGGTTTTGTGGATGGGCTGGCCACAGGATCAGGTCATGCAGCTGGTGAAAGCTTTCAAGGACGAGAACCCCACTATCGAAGTGGACATTCAACTTGTTCCGTTCGGGCAGCTTTTCCAGACTCTCGAAGTGAGACTCGCCGCGGGCGATGGGACGCCGGACGTTTATATCGTTGACGGTCCTAACACCGCGTCTTACGCGGCTAGAGGCTATTTACTGGCCCTGGACGATTATTTCACGGATGAAGAGATGGATGACTGGTTTAGCTCATCGATCGAAGAGGGGAGCTACAACGGCAAGTTTTATTCGGTACCATACGGCACATCTTCGGCCGGGATTTTTTACAACAAGGCCATTTTCAAGGAGTACGGAATACCCTTTCCACCCGAAAGGATCGACGAGAGATTGACATGGGATGAGGTTGTCGAAATTGCTAAAGCTCTCACCAAAGACACGAACAACGATGGTATAACTGACATTTGGGGCCTGGTGATCGAGCAGATAGACAGACCCTATCTTATATTCCCGATCGTACAATCGCTTGGAGCTCAAGTACTCTCCAGCGACGGGTTCGTCTCGCAGGGATATATCAACTCCAAGGAGTTCATAGAAGGCACAACTTTCTACTGGAAACTCTTCAACGAGTGGAAGATAAGTCCCCAGGGCGTTTCCGATTCAGCCATCGCCAGGGAGTATTTCGGTACCGGCAAGGCGGCCATGATGCTGGGCAACGAATGGAATATACGCAGGATGTCCCAGTATCCTTCGGTCGAATTCGGCCTGACACCCTTCCCTTATTTCGAAGGAGGAGCGATCGTCACTCCCACCGGAAGCTGGCATGTGGGAATAAACTCGAAAACCAAGAAGCTCGACGAAGCTCTGAAGTTCACCAAGTTCATTACCGGGAAAGAAGCCGTAATAACCTGGCACTTGCTGAACGGCATCGCTCCGGCTAGGTACGATGTCTATGAGGCCCTGCCCGAGGTCTTCGAAAATCCGATGTGGCAGACCTTCCTGTATGAGATGGAACACACCGCCGTGGCCAGGCCGGTAACGCCCGGTTACTCGCAATACGAATTGATGCTCAGAGAGGCTTTCAACTCTATTCACTATGGGGCCGATCCTAAGAAAACCCTTGACGATGCCGCAATTAGAATCGATAGAGAACTGAAGAGGTACAAATGA
- a CDS encoding carbohydrate ABC transporter permease: protein MKSGRVWKTTSLFIVLAIISLFFIVPLVWIVASALRPAGSLYQYANPLTWRTFIPSKPTLENFVHIFSKLNFGRAIANSLFVSLVTILLTVFVSSMAGFSLAKFSFRGKNLVFAIVLITFMVPFESIVIPLYILVKQLKIDNTYWALILPGVANGLAIFLFRQFFSEVPSEIMEAARIDGASWFRIYWRILLPLSMPAIVTVVVMVFMFQWNSLFWPLVATHSSRFEVVQVAIASHRSTESTSWANLFSSAIAGSLPPVILFLFLQKYFVRGISGTGLKG from the coding sequence ATGAAAAGTGGCAGAGTCTGGAAAACAACATCGCTTTTCATAGTGCTGGCGATCATCAGTCTTTTCTTCATAGTGCCGCTGGTATGGATAGTAGCCTCGGCCTTAAGGCCGGCCGGATCGCTTTACCAGTACGCCAATCCCCTTACCTGGAGGACTTTCATACCCTCGAAACCGACGCTGGAGAATTTCGTACACATCTTTTCGAAGCTCAACTTTGGCAGGGCAATCGCCAACAGCCTTTTCGTTTCGCTAGTTACGATACTTCTCACGGTCTTCGTTTCATCGATGGCTGGATTTTCACTGGCGAAATTCAGTTTCAGAGGAAAGAACCTGGTCTTTGCCATAGTGTTGATAACCTTCATGGTTCCGTTCGAATCGATCGTGATTCCGCTTTATATTCTTGTGAAACAGCTAAAAATAGACAATACTTATTGGGCTCTCATACTTCCGGGCGTGGCGAACGGGCTGGCGATATTCCTCTTCAGGCAGTTCTTCTCGGAAGTGCCTTCGGAAATCATGGAAGCGGCCCGAATCGATGGCGCTTCCTGGTTCAGGATCTACTGGAGGATTTTGCTGCCCCTGAGTATGCCCGCGATAGTTACGGTTGTCGTCATGGTCTTCATGTTCCAGTGGAACTCCCTTTTCTGGCCGCTTGTTGCGACTCATTCCAGCAGGTTTGAAGTTGTGCAGGTGGCCATTGCTTCTCACAGATCTACCGAAAGTACGAGCTGGGCCAATCTTTTCAGCTCTGCGATCGCCGGTAGTCTGCCGCCTGTGATTCTATTTTTGTTTCTCCAAAAATACTTCGTTCGCGGAATAAGCGGAACTGGATTGAAGGGGTGA
- a CDS encoding nucleoside phosphorylase — protein sequence MESININISKDHLKLSVDKLPDVLLLPGDPARVYEIGRFLDNVKEVGNNRDYLTIVGEYRGLPIAACSSGMGGPSTEIAVVELHKHGVNTIIRIGTSGGLSEKISPGDLIVLSGCIKYSGTANLFVPENFPSIADYRVLQALICACDREGTTFHVGLGLSVDSFYATKPGLIGKDFPSTINGQMDLWKSAGALQLDMEAATLFVLSSLLGISAGAICTAGSNITKGLRPEYPPSNDPAIRCACEAALLFKRWERLSEQAGKNFLIPPIEDRGRI from the coding sequence GTGGAAAGCATAAATATAAATATATCCAAGGACCATCTCAAGCTCTCCGTAGACAAATTGCCGGACGTCCTGCTCCTACCGGGCGATCCCGCAAGGGTATATGAGATAGGACGTTTTCTGGATAACGTTAAAGAGGTTGGGAACAACAGGGATTACTTGACCATAGTTGGTGAGTACAGGGGACTCCCAATAGCGGCCTGTTCGAGTGGCATGGGAGGTCCATCGACGGAGATAGCAGTGGTTGAGCTTCACAAACACGGCGTGAATACTATTATAAGAATCGGAACGTCCGGCGGTCTTTCAGAAAAAATCTCGCCCGGCGATTTAATTGTTCTTTCAGGTTGCATAAAGTACTCGGGAACTGCAAATCTGTTCGTGCCGGAGAATTTTCCATCGATCGCCGATTATAGAGTGCTTCAGGCACTGATATGCGCTTGCGACAGAGAAGGGACCACATTTCACGTCGGTCTGGGCCTTTCGGTCGATTCCTTTTACGCGACGAAGCCTGGATTGATTGGGAAGGACTTTCCTTCTACTATAAACGGCCAGATGGACCTCTGGAAATCAGCCGGAGCGCTTCAATTGGATATGGAGGCCGCTACACTGTTTGTACTGTCGTCGCTCCTGGGAATCTCAGCCGGAGCGATCTGCACCGCCGGCTCAAACATAACCAAAGGTTTGAGGCCTGAATATCCGCCATCTAACGACCCGGCTATCAGATGCGCGTGCGAAGCAGCGCTTCTATTCAAGAGATGGGAAAGACTTTC
- a CDS encoding carbohydrate ABC transporter permease, producing the protein MFRSGRVAWFFILPALVFLLLFKIWPIGVSFIESLTTTSFRGTKSFVGFENYSYLFKYDPVFWNSFWVTLLYSAIVNPLIVLSSLLMALLLNGSHFFTKFFRTVFFLPTAISYAVVAVIWSIVLDPYYGLANSFLTSLGLKPQPFFASPNQALWGLIMLNVWRSSGYWMMYFLAGLQNIPESLYEAAEMDGASTLQKTLKITLPLLTRTMSFVLVANTAFNFLSFAPVYIITKGGPMGSTNLLMYESYKSAFVNADMGRASAITSILLAIILVFSFFELKLTKANFEY; encoded by the coding sequence GTGTTCAGAAGTGGCAGAGTTGCATGGTTTTTTATATTACCCGCGCTGGTATTTCTTTTGTTGTTCAAGATCTGGCCGATAGGCGTCTCTTTTATCGAGAGTCTGACAACGACCAGTTTCAGAGGAACAAAGTCTTTTGTGGGATTTGAAAATTACTCCTATCTGTTCAAGTACGATCCCGTTTTCTGGAATTCCTTCTGGGTAACTCTCCTTTATTCGGCGATAGTCAACCCGCTGATAGTCTTGAGTTCCTTGCTCATGGCCTTGTTGCTCAACGGGTCGCATTTCTTCACAAAGTTTTTTCGAACGGTCTTTTTTCTGCCCACGGCGATCTCGTACGCGGTGGTCGCGGTTATCTGGTCAATCGTGCTCGACCCTTACTACGGACTGGCGAACAGTTTTTTAACTTCGCTAGGTCTTAAGCCACAGCCTTTTTTCGCCTCGCCCAATCAGGCGTTGTGGGGATTGATAATGCTGAACGTTTGGAGAAGTTCGGGATACTGGATGATGTACTTCCTGGCCGGCCTGCAGAACATTCCGGAAAGTCTCTACGAGGCGGCCGAAATGGACGGCGCATCGACCCTCCAGAAGACTCTGAAGATAACCCTGCCGCTCTTGACACGAACTATGTCTTTCGTTCTGGTAGCCAACACGGCCTTCAATTTTCTCAGTTTCGCTCCGGTATATATAATAACTAAAGGCGGACCGATGGGTTCGACCAACCTGCTCATGTACGAATCGTACAAGAGCGCCTTCGTGAATGCCGATATGGGCAGGGCATCGGCCATTACGTCGATACTTCTTGCGATCATTCTCGTCTTCAGCTTCTTCGAATTGAAGCTGACGAAGGCGAATTTTGAGTATTGA
- a CDS encoding MFS transporter, with the protein MDKLAVGMEKNIRRNYVFSFLMNLRLSGGLWMIYMAFKGMSLTQIGLLEGIFHVTSLAMEVPTGSIADLFGRKLSRALGRCMSLASILILIASSDFTHFLFFMVFSALSYNLESGSGEALVYDSLKYLGKSEEFMRIAGKQEAIFQCSSIVAFLVGGLLGTLDYHLAFWVSAAIITFTIGYSLLFVEPPIDSDSTGFSPKRSLKGFARQIADSFGVIAKTRKVAFLILFTQTMLAFCTCIFFYMQNFWKGEGMSEFQIGVLLAIGSLAAGVTASKVHKLQTLLREKRMLIVLPLAAVISIWALALAPFKAPFSF; encoded by the coding sequence ATGGATAAACTGGCTGTTGGAATGGAAAAAAATATACGCAGGAACTACGTATTCTCTTTCTTAATGAACCTCAGGCTGTCTGGCGGCCTGTGGATGATCTATATGGCCTTCAAGGGAATGAGCCTGACGCAGATCGGATTATTGGAGGGCATATTCCACGTCACTTCGCTGGCTATGGAGGTACCTACCGGTTCGATCGCGGATCTTTTCGGAAGAAAACTGAGCCGTGCCCTGGGACGTTGCATGTCTCTTGCAAGCATTCTGATTTTGATAGCCTCCAGCGATTTCACTCATTTTCTTTTTTTCATGGTGTTTTCTGCCCTTTCATACAATCTAGAATCCGGTTCGGGAGAGGCTCTAGTCTACGATTCACTGAAATATCTCGGAAAGAGCGAAGAGTTTATGCGAATTGCAGGAAAACAGGAGGCCATCTTTCAGTGTTCATCGATCGTGGCCTTCCTCGTCGGAGGTCTCCTCGGAACTCTCGATTATCACCTTGCCTTCTGGGTGTCGGCGGCGATAATAACCTTCACCATCGGCTACTCTTTGCTTTTCGTTGAACCGCCGATAGACTCGGATTCGACCGGATTTTCGCCAAAGCGTAGCCTGAAGGGTTTTGCAAGGCAGATTGCGGATAGCTTCGGCGTGATCGCGAAGACCAGAAAGGTGGCCTTCCTGATTCTCTTTACGCAAACCATGCTGGCCTTTTGCACCTGTATTTTCTTCTATATGCAGAACTTCTGGAAGGGCGAGGGAATGAGTGAATTCCAGATCGGGGTGTTGCTCGCTATCGGCTCTCTTGCAGCGGGAGTGACGGCCTCAAAGGTTCACAAACTCCAGACGCTGCTCAGAGAGAAGAGGATGCTCATCGTTTTGCCGTTGGCGGCAGTGATTTCTATATGGGCGCTCGCCCTGGCCCCATTCAAGGCACCCTTTTCATTCTAA
- a CDS encoding cation diffusion facilitator family transporter, which yields MENKDRASTARIGSIIGVVGNAILAVLKLLTGFFTGSVAILADGIDSSTDILTSLITLVSTSVSNKPPDAQHPYGHERADAVASKIVSMVIFFAGAQLAMSSIEKLFSGSSSVENLPLVVTVAMISAIGKYALYRYKLAIARKIDSSVFKADALNMRSDIIISLSVLFGSILVSLTGFQIIDTLVGLAVSAMVIKTAVGLFWETNFELMDGLKPGDDIYNIIFEAVSKIPGVQNPHKVRVRKMGHKYLVDLDIEVDPLLTVKKAHTLAKNVEKAIIEGHESVYDVHVHMEPAGNVENENFGIDSAGQFEDKN from the coding sequence ATGGAGAATAAAGACAGGGCCTCGACAGCGAGGATCGGATCGATAATCGGCGTAGTGGGCAACGCCATTCTGGCAGTTCTGAAGTTGTTGACCGGTTTCTTCACCGGAAGCGTCGCGATACTGGCCGACGGTATAGACTCATCGACGGACATACTGACGTCGCTGATCACTCTGGTATCGACATCGGTCTCCAATAAGCCACCAGACGCGCAGCACCCGTACGGTCATGAGAGAGCCGATGCCGTAGCCTCGAAGATAGTATCGATGGTTATCTTTTTCGCCGGCGCTCAACTGGCTATGAGTTCTATCGAGAAGCTGTTTTCGGGAAGTTCGTCGGTTGAGAATCTACCGCTCGTGGTTACGGTGGCTATGATCTCGGCGATCGGGAAGTACGCACTCTACAGATACAAGCTGGCGATAGCCAGAAAAATCGACTCATCGGTCTTCAAGGCCGATGCCCTGAACATGAGATCGGATATAATAATATCTCTGTCCGTTCTTTTCGGTTCCATTCTGGTTAGCCTCACGGGGTTCCAGATAATCGACACGCTTGTCGGCCTGGCCGTTTCTGCCATGGTTATAAAGACGGCCGTCGGACTATTCTGGGAGACCAACTTCGAGCTCATGGACGGTCTCAAACCCGGTGACGATATATACAATATAATCTTCGAAGCCGTCTCCAAAATTCCCGGCGTCCAGAACCCTCACAAGGTAAGGGTGAGAAAAATGGGGCACAAATACCTTGTCGATCTGGATATTGAGGTGGATCCGCTGCTCACGGTGAAGAAGGCGCACACGCTGGCTAAGAACGTAGAAAAGGCGATAATTGAAGGTCATGAGAGTGTGTACGATGTACATGTCCATATGGAACCGGCCGGAAACGTTGAAAACGAAAACTTTGGAATCGACTCGGCCGGTCAGTTTGAAGATAAGAATTAA
- a CDS encoding GntR family transcriptional regulator, translating into MSHIPVENRGHSSLISVIQNELKTRIVNGAFKPGEKLPSEPELAMELGVSRNSLREAIGLLQREGLLVKRHGVGNFVTDRYPLIRGGIERLAGITEFIRAQGFKAGSKITRFELLECPGEIGQKLDTEPCEKIFIMETIKYASEVPVALCVDFISRSIAGNIDPDRIHNSIFDGLRDHYGVDIRYAECDLIPMTAGEELTGKLSVETGTPVLLLEQIHYDSQNRRVLYSKSYFPVGKFTFKLIRRR; encoded by the coding sequence ATGTCTCACATTCCCGTAGAGAACCGCGGTCACAGCTCTTTGATAAGCGTTATTCAAAACGAACTCAAGACCAGGATAGTTAACGGAGCCTTCAAGCCGGGAGAGAAGCTTCCTTCCGAGCCGGAACTCGCAATGGAGCTGGGGGTGAGCAGAAACTCCTTGAGAGAGGCGATCGGTCTTCTCCAGAGAGAGGGCCTTCTGGTGAAGCGTCATGGTGTGGGCAACTTCGTGACCGACAGGTATCCGTTGATCCGTGGAGGAATTGAACGACTTGCCGGGATCACTGAGTTCATAAGGGCGCAGGGGTTCAAGGCCGGAAGTAAAATCACCAGATTCGAGCTCCTGGAATGCCCGGGTGAGATAGGCCAGAAGCTCGATACAGAACCGTGTGAAAAGATCTTCATAATGGAGACGATCAAGTACGCCTCAGAAGTGCCGGTAGCGCTCTGCGTAGATTTCATTTCCCGTTCGATCGCCGGGAACATCGATCCGGACAGGATTCACAACTCCATCTTCGACGGTTTGAGGGATCACTACGGAGTGGATATAAGGTACGCCGAGTGCGATCTGATACCTATGACCGCTGGAGAGGAGTTGACCGGAAAGCTCTCCGTAGAGACCGGAACGCCGGTTCTGCTGCTGGAGCAGATACATTACGATTCGCAGAACAGAAGGGTCCTGTACTCCAAAAGTTATTTCCCTGTCGGTAAGTTCACTTTCAAGTTGATCAGAAGGCGCTAA
- the prfA gene encoding peptide chain release factor 1 codes for MNLEKIMEVFRERFKEVEAQLSRPEIASDPERLMEYGKKHAELSQIIELHGRIEIMKRELDDWSEMKNSSEEEELEEIEKTIDELNVKIATEERNLKSLLVPDLADDRNIIIEIRAGTGGEEAALFGSDLFRMYSRYAERNNWKSEVIEVSETDLGGLKEIIFQIKGRSVYSKLKYESGVHRVQRVPTTESGGRIHTSTATVAVLPEVSETEVRIEPSDLRIDTYRASGAGGQHVNKTDSAVRIVHIPTGIVVAVQKERSQHQNKARAMELLRAKLYDMYSSKAESEVTQTRRSQIGTGERSEKIRTYNFPQNRVTDHRINFTSYRLLDIMDGDIEELVTELSAADINKRLELLHKELVG; via the coding sequence ATGAATCTCGAAAAGATCATGGAAGTCTTCCGGGAAAGATTCAAAGAGGTCGAGGCCCAACTTTCAAGGCCCGAAATCGCCTCCGATCCGGAAAGACTTATGGAATACGGCAAAAAACATGCCGAGCTCTCCCAGATAATCGAGCTTCACGGGAGGATAGAGATCATGAAGAGAGAACTCGACGACTGGAGCGAAATGAAGAACAGCAGCGAAGAGGAAGAGCTCGAAGAGATAGAGAAAACCATCGATGAATTGAACGTGAAGATCGCGACAGAAGAGCGCAATCTCAAGTCGCTTCTAGTTCCTGATCTGGCCGACGACAGGAACATAATAATAGAAATCAGGGCGGGAACGGGCGGCGAAGAGGCGGCCCTTTTCGGCTCCGATCTCTTCAGAATGTACAGCCGCTACGCGGAGCGCAACAACTGGAAGTCTGAAGTTATAGAAGTGAGTGAAACAGATCTCGGCGGCCTCAAAGAGATCATCTTCCAGATAAAGGGTCGGAGCGTTTACAGCAAGCTCAAATACGAGAGCGGCGTTCACAGGGTGCAAAGAGTGCCCACAACCGAATCCGGCGGGAGAATACACACCTCGACCGCCACAGTGGCGGTACTCCCCGAAGTCAGCGAGACAGAGGTAAGGATAGAGCCTTCCGATCTCAGGATAGACACGTACAGGGCCTCGGGGGCCGGCGGGCAACACGTAAACAAGACCGACTCGGCCGTCAGGATCGTCCATATCCCCACCGGAATAGTGGTGGCGGTGCAGAAGGAACGATCACAACACCAGAACAAGGCCCGGGCGATGGAGCTGTTGAGGGCAAAACTGTACGACATGTACAGCTCGAAGGCCGAGAGTGAAGTAACCCAGACCAGAAGATCACAGATCGGCACCGGAGAGCGGAGTGAAAAAATCCGGACCTACAACTTCCCGCAGAACAGAGTGACCGACCACCGGATCAATTTCACCAGTTACCGCCTCCTGGATATAATGGATGGAGATATAGAGGAACTTGTCACTGAACTCTCCGCCGCCGATATAAACAAGAGGCTCGAACTCCTTCACAAAGAACTGGTGGGTTGA
- a CDS encoding type IV pilus twitching motility protein PilT produces MLIEELLGKGEKMNASDVHITCRGNVMYRVDGELVEDIFITDDIMMRKILSELQSLTNEKFEESEKKEIDFSFGFGSSRVRGNFFYSNKLPALALRLIPKTIRTLDDLGYPELFKEFCKPDKGLVLVAGPTGSGKSTTLAAMLENINRTRHVHLITIEDPVEYVFEQKNALIHQRELGPDTQSFYNGLKYALRQDPDVILVGEMRDSETMELAMTAAETGHLVFSTIHTNSAATTPERIVGVFPPHQQNQISMQLANTLMAVVYQRLLKRRDGKGRVAVIEIMVVNQAIRNLIREQKFHQIESMMQAGVKFGMVTFDDALVEIFKKGIIDKDQLLSYARDASSMARRSF; encoded by the coding sequence ATGTTGATTGAAGAGTTGCTCGGCAAGGGCGAAAAGATGAACGCCAGCGATGTTCACATAACCTGTAGAGGAAACGTCATGTATAGGGTTGATGGCGAGCTGGTCGAGGATATTTTTATTACGGACGATATAATGATGAGGAAGATCCTCTCAGAGCTTCAGAGTCTCACCAACGAAAAGTTCGAAGAGTCGGAAAAGAAAGAGATCGATTTCTCTTTCGGATTTGGTTCTTCGCGGGTGAGAGGCAATTTTTTCTATTCAAACAAGCTGCCGGCACTCGCGCTAAGGCTAATACCCAAAACGATAAGAACGCTCGACGATCTCGGATACCCGGAGCTATTCAAGGAATTCTGCAAGCCTGACAAAGGGCTGGTTCTGGTGGCCGGTCCCACCGGAAGCGGTAAATCGACGACACTGGCCGCCATGCTGGAGAATATAAATCGCACCAGGCATGTTCACCTCATAACCATAGAAGATCCGGTCGAGTACGTCTTCGAGCAAAAGAACGCGTTGATCCATCAGAGAGAGCTAGGACCTGACACACAATCCTTTTACAACGGCCTGAAGTACGCTCTCAGGCAGGACCCCGACGTGATTCTCGTTGGAGAAATGCGAGACAGCGAGACCATGGAGCTGGCCATGACCGCCGCCGAGACGGGGCATCTGGTCTTCTCCACCATACATACCAATTCTGCGGCTACGACACCCGAAAGAATCGTCGGCGTTTTTCCGCCCCACCAGCAGAACCAGATATCCATGCAGCTGGCCAACACCTTGATGGCCGTCGTTTACCAGAGGCTTCTAAAAAGACGCGACGGTAAGGGAAGAGTCGCCGTCATAGAGATCATGGTGGTTAATCAGGCCATAAGGAATCTCATACGTGAACAGAAATTCCACCAGATAGAGTCAATGATGCAGGCCGGAGTGAAATTCGGTATGGTCACGTTCGACGACGCCCTTGTGGAGATCTTCAAGAAGGGGATAATAGACAAAGATCAGCTTTTGTCCTACGCTAGGGACGCCAGTTCGATGGCCAGGAGGAGTTTTTGA
- the rbr gene encoding rubrerythrin has protein sequence MDLKGTKTLENLMKAFAGESQARNRYTFYASVAKKEGYEQIAAIFTETADNEKEHAKVFFKHILEGMASELPITVHVDADYPVELRTTKENLKAAAAGENEEWTILYPEFADVAEKEGFKDVANSFRQIAKVENRHEARYLKLLDNVVKGKVFKREEKVLWKCGNCGYILEAKEAPDICPACKHPKSYFELFCETY, from the coding sequence ATGGATCTTAAAGGCACAAAAACACTTGAAAACCTTATGAAGGCCTTTGCGGGAGAATCACAGGCGAGGAATCGCTACACGTTTTACGCTTCCGTCGCGAAAAAGGAAGGCTACGAGCAAATAGCCGCGATCTTCACCGAGACTGCCGATAACGAGAAAGAGCACGCGAAAGTATTTTTCAAACACATCCTTGAAGGAATGGCAAGCGAACTGCCGATAACGGTACATGTCGATGCCGACTACCCGGTAGAGCTGAGAACCACCAAAGAGAATCTCAAGGCCGCGGCGGCCGGAGAGAACGAAGAATGGACTATACTGTACCCAGAATTTGCCGATGTGGCCGAAAAGGAAGGCTTCAAGGATGTCGCCAACAGCTTCAGACAGATCGCTAAGGTCGAGAACAGACACGAAGCCAGGTACTTGAAGCTACTCGATAACGTCGTGAAGGGCAAAGTCTTCAAGAGGGAAGAGAAAGTATTGTGGAAATGCGGGAACTGTGGCTATATTCTCGAGGCCAAAGAAGCGCCCGATATATGCCCGGCCTGCAAACACCCGAAAAGCTACTTCGAGCTTTTCTGCGAGACTTACTGA
- a CDS encoding alpha-amylase family glycosyl hydrolase, producing the protein MFYELYLRSFCDGNGDGLGDLKGAEKKLDYIAELGMEGIWLLPIMQSPAYHGYSVTDFFAINPIYGDLKDLRNFLYGAHKRDLKVILDLPLNHTSPSHEWFLKALDGEKPYCDWYLFLQSEEWLKARRHWDNQQVWSNYSGRWVYALFGPGSPDLNFESPSLWQQIKEVLTFWLSVGFDGFRFDAAKHIFDFSIEKGICEYQHSRNIAFWKEMTSHCRAISPDCLFVSEVWDDARIVDMYSSIFGIGFNFPLAEDLKLAIASRNAESLVKALKTDMQRFFRSKRSYESGTFLTNHDMTRLVSSMNGDRDLALLALTVLLTLPGLPFLYYGEELGMEGVYDEYFNEEQLEPFLWYENGYGPDQTEWKALGKNRPHGGVSIQAQSGIAGSYFERFKNILRFRRDNPWLRFTTIKSISRKKDLVRINLHGSKGNAILYHNTGNSRATLDTTGTPVVINGRLEKQRGRWSMAGLSSAIEVLDGE; encoded by the coding sequence TTGTTTTATGAGCTTTATCTCCGTTCCTTCTGCGACGGAAACGGCGACGGGTTAGGCGACCTGAAGGGAGCCGAAAAGAAGCTCGACTACATAGCCGAACTTGGGATGGAAGGAATCTGGCTGCTTCCCATAATGCAATCTCCCGCTTACCATGGGTACAGCGTAACGGATTTCTTCGCCATAAATCCGATTTATGGAGATCTGAAGGACTTGAGAAACTTCCTTTACGGCGCGCACAAAAGAGATCTCAAAGTGATCCTTGATCTCCCGCTCAACCACACATCACCCAGCCATGAATGGTTTTTGAAGGCTCTGGACGGCGAGAAACCGTACTGCGACTGGTACCTCTTTCTGCAAAGTGAAGAGTGGCTTAAGGCGCGCCGCCACTGGGACAATCAACAGGTCTGGTCGAATTACTCGGGCCGGTGGGTATATGCGCTCTTCGGACCGGGGAGTCCCGATCTCAATTTCGAGTCGCCCTCTCTATGGCAACAGATAAAAGAGGTTTTGACTTTCTGGCTTTCTGTGGGATTCGATGGTTTCAGGTTCGACGCGGCCAAACACATTTTCGATTTCTCCATCGAGAAGGGTATTTGCGAGTACCAGCACAGTAGGAACATCGCCTTCTGGAAGGAGATGACTTCACACTGTCGCGCGATCTCCCCCGATTGTCTCTTCGTTAGCGAGGTCTGGGACGACGCCAGGATCGTGGATATGTACTCGAGCATCTTCGGGATCGGTTTCAACTTCCCCCTGGCCGAAGATCTGAAGCTGGCGATAGCTTCCAGGAACGCCGAATCGCTCGTAAAGGCTCTGAAGACGGACATGCAGAGATTTTTCAGATCCAAGCGTAGTTACGAGTCTGGTACTTTCCTGACCAACCACGATATGACAAGGCTCGTCAGCTCCATGAATGGCGACAGGGATCTGGCTCTTCTGGCGCTTACGGTACTGCTCACTCTCCCGGGACTGCCCTTTCTGTACTACGGAGAAGAGCTGGGAATGGAAGGGGTTTACGACGAGTACTTCAACGAAGAACAGTTGGAACCGTTCCTCTGGTACGAAAACGGTTATGGACCCGACCAGACCGAATGGAAGGCTTTGGGAAAGAACCGCCCGCACGGCGGCGTATCCATCCAGGCGCAGAGCGGTATCGCTGGTAGCTATTTCGAGCGCTTCAAAAACATACTGAGATTCAGGAGGGATAATCCCTGGCTAAGGTTCACCACGATCAAAAGCATAAGCAGAAAGAAGGATCTGGTAAGGATCAACCTCCACGGGAGCAAAGGAAACGCTATTTTGTACCATAACACAGGCAATTCTAGAGCGACGCTCGACACGACCGGAACCCCTGTAGTAATAAATGGAAGACTGGAAAAGCAAAGGGGCAGGTGGAGTATGGCGGGCCTCTCGAGCGCGATAGAGGTGTTAGATGGAGAATAA